One stretch of Francisella sp. LA112445 DNA includes these proteins:
- a CDS encoding L-serine ammonia-lyase → MESTFELFSIGVGPSSSHTIGPMRAGCDFVNLYKDKLPSTTQIKIDLFGSLALTGKGHKTDYAVVLGVMGFLPESVDIELAKKLYDDCITQKKLNLNQEFKIDFDYDKDLVFHYDEFLPEHANGMRFSLFNGETLLCEKEYFSIGGGFIVDKKQIKKDEVPTEVPCNKPYKFRSMAELRELCQRDNKTIDQIMFENEKVAYGEQDSLKKLAEIWHVMDTSIEKGLTCAETTLPGGLKVRKRAPSMIKKLKEHNIENTDFNYLNAFAIAVNEQNACGERVVTAPTNGAAGIIPAVLKYYLQTHEIINESELKEVINKYLLVCAAIGVLYKSGASISAAEVGCQGEVGVACSMAAAGYCALLGGDLDSIESAAEIGMEHNLGLTCDPIGGLVQIPCIERNAMGAVQAINAAKLAYLDSGEKRFVGLDYVIKVMYETGLDMCSKYKETSLGGLATNVPVC, encoded by the coding sequence ATGGAAAGTACTTTTGAACTTTTTTCTATAGGAGTCGGTCCTTCTTCATCACATACTATTGGACCAATGCGAGCTGGCTGTGACTTTGTTAATCTGTACAAAGATAAATTACCTAGTACTACACAAATTAAAATTGATTTGTTTGGTTCATTAGCATTAACAGGTAAAGGACATAAAACTGATTATGCTGTTGTTTTAGGTGTAATGGGCTTTTTACCAGAGTCTGTAGATATTGAATTAGCAAAAAAACTATATGATGATTGTATTACTCAAAAAAAACTAAATCTTAATCAAGAGTTTAAAATTGATTTTGATTATGATAAAGATTTAGTTTTTCATTATGATGAGTTTTTACCAGAACATGCTAATGGAATGAGATTTTCTTTATTTAATGGAGAAACATTGCTTTGTGAAAAAGAATACTTTTCAATAGGTGGTGGTTTTATCGTTGATAAAAAACAAATTAAGAAAGATGAGGTTCCTACAGAAGTACCTTGTAATAAGCCATATAAGTTTAGAAGTATGGCTGAATTAAGAGAGCTTTGTCAAAGAGATAATAAAACAATTGATCAAATAATGTTTGAGAATGAAAAGGTAGCTTATGGAGAACAAGATTCTCTTAAAAAGTTAGCTGAGATTTGGCATGTGATGGATACATCAATTGAAAAAGGCTTAACTTGTGCTGAGACTACTTTACCAGGAGGGCTTAAAGTAAGAAAAAGAGCCCCTAGTATGATTAAAAAATTAAAAGAGCACAATATAGAAAATACAGATTTTAACTATCTAAATGCTTTTGCAATTGCTGTTAATGAGCAGAATGCCTGTGGTGAAAGAGTTGTGACAGCCCCAACAAATGGTGCTGCTGGTATAATTCCAGCAGTGCTTAAATATTACTTGCAAACTCATGAAATTATTAATGAAAGCGAGCTTAAAGAAGTAATAAATAAGTATCTTCTAGTATGTGCAGCTATAGGAGTTCTTTATAAGTCAGGAGCTTCAATATCTGCTGCAGAGGTAGGATGTCAGGGAGAAGTTGGTGTTGCTTGTTCTATGGCTGCTGCGGGGTATTGTGCTTTACTTGGTGGAGACCTTGATTCTATCGAATCAGCAGCTGAAATAGGTATGGAGCATAACCTTGGTTTGACTTGTGACCCTATAGGCGGGTTGGTGCAGATTCCATGTATTGAACGTAATGCTATGGGGGCTGTTCAAGCTATAAATGCTGCTAAGTTGGCATATTTAGATAGTGGAGAGAAGCGTTTTGTTGGTCTAGATTATGTTATCAAGGTAATGTATGAAACAGGTTTAGATATGTGTAGCAAATATAAAGAAACTTCTTTAGGTGGCTTAGCAACTAATGTTCCAGTTTGTTAG
- a CDS encoding SufS family cysteine desulfurase, whose translation MYDVKKVRNDFPFLKQTINEKPVVFFDTGASAQKPQAVIDAVAEAYKFNYANVHRGVYSLSQEASDKYENVRLKVQQFINAKSSEEVVITKGTTEAINLLASSIGKSMVSAGDEIIVTEMEHHANFVPWQMLCEDKSLDFKVAKVNDNGELDVKNLLSLVTEKTKVLAITLCSNVLGTINPIKEIIQEVKKINPKILTVVDGAQAVIHSKVDVQDLNCDFFVFSSHKLYGPTGVGVLYGKYDLLKKLPPYNYGGDMVDDVTIDKTTFALPPYKFEAGTPDIVGTIGFGQAIDYVNSVGIDNIASYEQDLLKYATEQLKKIDGLRIIGEAQHKAGVVTFVVDGCNAGDIGELLAIKGMCVRTGKHCAHPLLYRMGVTATVRMSFGMYNTFEEVDLFIKALKKVISQLK comes from the coding sequence ATGTATGATGTAAAAAAAGTTAGAAATGATTTTCCATTTCTCAAGCAAACTATTAATGAAAAACCCGTTGTTTTTTTTGATACAGGAGCATCAGCACAAAAACCACAAGCTGTTATAGATGCTGTTGCTGAAGCTTATAAATTTAATTATGCAAATGTTCATAGGGGCGTTTATTCACTTAGCCAAGAAGCTAGTGATAAATATGAAAATGTACGCCTAAAAGTGCAACAATTTATTAATGCTAAATCATCGGAAGAGGTTGTTATAACCAAAGGTACAACAGAAGCAATTAATCTTTTAGCAAGCTCTATTGGTAAATCTATGGTCTCTGCTGGTGATGAAATTATAGTTACAGAAATGGAGCATCATGCTAACTTTGTACCTTGGCAAATGCTGTGTGAAGATAAAAGTCTAGATTTTAAAGTTGCAAAAGTTAATGATAATGGTGAATTAGATGTAAAAAATCTATTATCTCTAGTGACTGAAAAAACTAAGGTATTAGCTATAACCCTGTGTTCAAATGTACTCGGAACAATTAATCCTATTAAAGAGATTATACAAGAAGTTAAAAAAATAAATCCAAAGATATTAACTGTTGTTGATGGAGCTCAAGCAGTTATCCACTCTAAAGTTGATGTTCAAGATTTAAATTGTGATTTTTTTGTTTTTTCAAGTCATAAATTATATGGTCCAACTGGAGTTGGGGTTTTGTATGGTAAATATGATTTATTAAAAAAACTACCACCTTATAATTATGGAGGTGATATGGTTGATGATGTGACAATTGATAAAACAACATTTGCTTTACCTCCATATAAATTTGAAGCTGGAACTCCTGATATTGTTGGAACAATAGGTTTTGGACAAGCTATAGATTATGTTAATTCAGTTGGTATAGATAATATTGCTAGTTATGAGCAAGACCTTTTAAAATATGCAACTGAACAGTTAAAAAAAATAGATGGACTAAGAATAATTGGCGAGGCTCAACATAAAGCTGGTGTTGTTACATTTGTGGTAGATGGGTGTAATGCTGGAGATATTGGCGAGCTTTTAGCCATTAAAGGTATGTGTGTAAGAACTGGAAAACATTGTGCTCATCCATTACTTTATAGAATGGGTGTAACAGCAACAGTTCGTATGTCTTTTGGGATGTATAATACTTTTGAAGAGGTTGACTTATTTATTAAAGCATTGAAAAAAGTAATATCTCAATTAAAATAA
- a CDS encoding iron-sulfur cluster assembly accessory protein: MVEVFDPNNSILEVTQAAAKHFEKHLAKGSANIGIYVGTKIMGCSGLAYDIDFVAKQPDNTTEVDQHGLRFFVSNKSMDFLNGLKIDYVKHDFGLYKLEYTNPNESARCGCGESFTV, from the coding sequence ATGGTTGAAGTTTTTGATCCTAATAATAGTATTTTAGAAGTTACTCAAGCTGCAGCTAAACACTTTGAAAAGCATTTGGCTAAAGGTTCTGCAAATATAGGGATATATGTGGGTACAAAAATTATGGGCTGTTCAGGTTTGGCTTATGATATTGATTTTGTAGCAAAACAGCCTGATAATACAACAGAAGTTGACCAACATGGTTTGAGGTTTTTTGTATCTAATAAATCTATGGACTTCTTAAATGGTCTAAAGATTGATTATGTTAAGCATGATTTTGGTTTGTATAAACTAGAGTATACTAATCCAAATGAATCAGCGCGTTGTGGATGCGGTGAGAGTTTTACAGTTTAG
- the sufT gene encoding putative Fe-S cluster assembly protein SufT, with the protein MKTTDVTIIRRQVKAIAVPFGNEIELMPGQEALVTQDKGGSFTLNVNGNLLHLDGKDADAIGKQIVKYPVEGYNIKPGDPINMDAIWDQMKTVYDPEIPVNIVDLGLIYNVVTRKLENGNFHVIIDMTLTAPGCGMGPVLMTDVERRVAMLPNVDKVDVVMVFDPPWNSELMTEEAKLELGLF; encoded by the coding sequence ATGAAAACAACAGATGTAACTATAATTAGAAGGCAAGTTAAAGCTATTGCTGTACCTTTTGGAAATGAAATTGAGCTTATGCCAGGACAAGAAGCTTTAGTAACCCAAGACAAGGGTGGTAGTTTTACACTAAATGTAAATGGTAATTTACTTCATTTAGATGGTAAGGACGCTGATGCTATAGGTAAGCAAATAGTTAAATATCCTGTTGAAGGATATAACATTAAACCAGGAGATCCTATAAATATGGATGCTATTTGGGATCAAATGAAAACTGTATATGATCCAGAGATACCTGTTAATATTGTTGATCTTGGTTTGATTTATAATGTTGTTACTAGAAAATTAGAGAATGGTAATTTTCATGTTATTATAGATATGACTCTAACAGCTCCTGGTTGTGGTATGGGTCCAGTTCTTATGACTGATGTTGAAAGACGTGTAGCAATGTTACCAAATGTTGATAAAGTTGATGTAGTTATGGTTTTTGATCCACCGTGGAATTCAGAGCTAATGACTGAAGAGGCAAAACTAGAGCTAGGGTTGTTTTAA
- the coaD gene encoding pantetheine-phosphate adenylyltransferase — protein sequence MNKIAIYPGTFDPITNGHIDLVDRALNVFDEIVVAVSTAYGKNTLFDLEHREQMIKEVFNDNQRVKVVSFEGLLVDTAVKHNACAIVRGLRAVSDFDYEYQMSSMNHKLNSDIQTIFFTPSEKFSCISSTLVRAVAVHNYTRVDEFVPECVFREIKAKYSNKG from the coding sequence ATGAATAAGATAGCTATTTATCCTGGAACTTTTGATCCTATAACAAATGGTCATATTGATCTAGTTGATAGAGCTTTAAATGTGTTTGATGAAATAGTTGTAGCAGTTTCAACAGCGTATGGTAAAAATACTCTTTTTGATTTAGAACATAGAGAGCAAATGATCAAAGAAGTTTTTAATGATAATCAAAGAGTCAAAGTGGTTAGTTTTGAGGGATTGCTTGTAGATACAGCAGTCAAACATAATGCATGTGCTATTGTTAGAGGTCTAAGGGCGGTTTCAGATTTTGATTATGAATATCAGATGTCAAGTATGAACCATAAACTAAATAGTGATATCCAAACAATATTTTTTACGCCAAGTGAAAAATTCTCATGTATATCTTCAACTTTAGTTAGAGCAGTAGCGGTTCATAACTACACGCGTGTTGATGAATTTGTTCCTGAGTGTGTATTTCGAGAAATAAAAGCAAAATATAGCAATAAAGGGTAA
- a CDS encoding YfhL family 4Fe-4S dicluster ferredoxin, with the protein MALLITDDCINCDICEPECPNEAIFQGEEYYEIDPDKCTECVGHFSESQCTKVCPIRCIITDPERVETQEQLLEKYHKLVS; encoded by the coding sequence ATGGCTTTATTAATTACCGATGATTGTATAAACTGTGATATTTGCGAGCCAGAGTGTCCTAATGAAGCTATATTTCAAGGAGAAGAATATTATGAAATTGATCCTGACAAATGTACAGAATGTGTGGGTCATTTCTCTGAATCTCAATGTACTAAAGTCTGCCCTATTAGATGTATAATTACTGATCCTGAAAGAGTAGAAACTCAAGAACAACTCTTGGAAAAGTACCATAAGCTAGTTTCTTAA
- a CDS encoding OmpA family protein, which yields MKLRKIIMTTSVLLGTATMSFAASTDNAATTTDTSTATAASNSSFESNSFIKPFANTYSSLTNENNTWGPQDRTGQWYLGVGASGLAGTPNSPSGAAANFTLGYNINKYFAVQYFQLVGRDFAGLGEGVVNFSNSTMFTPYAAAGAGWGNLAGKATGAWDAGGGLKFELSRDVQASVDYRYIQTMAPNVSGENGRAGTNVIGAGLTWFFGGKANPNNDTANIQDNGAKTAAETTAAVMPTIDESKYELPQGIKQCEGNFNLTKDGVACYTVNGDDVTVYLDTKFAYDSTALNSRGKEAISSFVKYMKNKNIASVTIKGYASQGQTGQEFELYNKKLSKKRAEAVSNYMKELGLDSSKIITKGFGYTSTIPGISKSDARNQRVEASVSAPLKQN from the coding sequence ATGAAACTAAGAAAAATTATTATGACTACATCTGTGCTATTAGGTACGGCTACGATGTCTTTTGCCGCTAGCACTGATAATGCAGCTACAACAACAGATACTAGCACTGCAACAGCTGCTTCAAACAGCAGCTTTGAGTCAAATTCTTTCATCAAACCTTTTGCTAATACTTATAGCTCTTTAACTAATGAGAATAATACATGGGGACCACAAGATAGAACAGGTCAGTGGTACTTAGGTGTTGGTGCTAGTGGTCTTGCAGGAACTCCGAATTCACCTTCAGGTGCAGCTGCTAACTTTACTCTTGGTTATAATATAAATAAATATTTTGCAGTTCAATACTTCCAGTTAGTAGGTAGAGATTTTGCTGGACTAGGTGAAGGTGTTGTTAACTTTAGTAATAGTACAATGTTTACACCATATGCTGCAGCTGGTGCTGGTTGGGGTAATCTAGCTGGAAAAGCAACTGGTGCGTGGGATGCTGGTGGTGGTCTTAAGTTTGAGCTATCAAGAGATGTTCAAGCAAGTGTTGACTATAGATATATTCAAACAATGGCTCCTAATGTTTCTGGTGAAAATGGCAGAGCAGGTACTAACGTAATAGGTGCTGGTTTAACATGGTTCTTTGGTGGCAAAGCTAATCCAAATAATGATACTGCTAATATTCAGGATAATGGTGCTAAAACAGCAGCAGAAACTACTGCAGCAGTTATGCCAACAATTGATGAATCTAAATATGAGCTTCCACAAGGTATCAAACAATGTGAAGGTAACTTTAATCTAACTAAAGATGGAGTTGCATGCTATACTGTAAATGGTGATGATGTTACTGTCTATTTAGATACTAAGTTTGCTTATGATAGTACTGCTTTAAATTCAAGAGGTAAAGAAGCTATTTCATCTTTTGTTAAATATATGAAAAACAAAAATATTGCTTCTGTAACTATTAAAGGGTATGCTTCTCAAGGTCAAACTGGTCAAGAATTTGAACTATATAATAAAAAACTTTCTAAGAAGAGAGCAGAAGCTGTTTCTAACTATATGAAAGAATTAGGATTAGATAGCAGCAAAATAATAACTAAAGGTTTTGGTTATACTAGTACTATTCCTGGTATAAGCAAATCTGATGCTCGTAATCAACGTGTTGAGGCTAGTGTTTCAGCACCTTTAAAACAGAACTAA
- the asnS gene encoding asparagine--tRNA ligase, translated as MSQYYSNKDLFNSPNLIGQTVTVKGWVRSRRDSKAGFSFVAVHDGSCFDPIQAIVPSSVDNYSEEVLKLTKDCSVAITGELIASQGKGQSVEIQAQKVEVYGWVESPETYPVSPKRHTMEHLREVAHLRTRTNIIGAVARIRNQLANAIHNFMCDRGFLWVNTPILTSNDCEGAGELFRVSTLDSLNPPLNDQGKVDFKEDFFGRETFLTVSGQLNVESYCCSLSKVYTFGPTFRAENSNTSRHLAEFWMIEPEIAFADLNDDANLAEEMLKSVIQTVMNNCKDDLNFFNQFVQKGLLEKLESVVSKGFVRVEYTDAIDILKQSGQKFEYPVEWGVDLQSEHERFLCEKHFNAPVVIMNYPKDIKAFYMRLNDDGKTVAAMDVLVPGIGEIIGGSQREERLEVLDKRIEEMNIDASTLGWYRDLRRYGTIPHSGFGLGFERLLGYITGVPNIRELIPFPRTPGNAKF; from the coding sequence ATGTCACAATACTATTCTAATAAAGATTTATTTAATTCACCTAATTTAATTGGACAAACAGTAACCGTAAAAGGCTGGGTTCGTAGCCGTAGAGATTCAAAGGCTGGATTTTCTTTTGTAGCTGTTCATGATGGTTCTTGTTTTGATCCTATACAAGCAATTGTGCCAAGTTCAGTTGATAATTACTCTGAAGAAGTTTTAAAATTAACGAAAGATTGCTCTGTCGCAATTACTGGTGAGCTAATAGCATCGCAAGGTAAAGGCCAAAGTGTTGAAATTCAAGCCCAAAAAGTTGAGGTTTATGGTTGGGTTGAAAGCCCTGAAACATATCCTGTATCACCTAAGCGTCATACAATGGAGCATTTACGTGAAGTAGCTCATCTTCGTACTAGAACAAATATTATCGGAGCTGTAGCAAGAATTAGAAATCAACTAGCTAATGCTATCCACAACTTTATGTGTGATAGAGGATTTCTTTGGGTTAACACGCCTATTCTAACTTCTAATGACTGTGAAGGAGCAGGCGAACTTTTTAGAGTATCAACACTTGATAGCCTTAATCCTCCCCTTAATGATCAAGGTAAAGTTGATTTTAAAGAAGATTTCTTTGGTAGAGAAACTTTCTTAACAGTATCAGGACAGTTAAATGTTGAGAGCTATTGCTGCTCTTTGTCAAAAGTTTATACTTTTGGTCCTACATTTAGAGCTGAAAATTCAAATACTAGTAGACATCTAGCAGAGTTCTGGATGATAGAGCCGGAAATAGCTTTTGCTGATTTAAATGATGATGCTAATTTAGCAGAAGAAATGCTTAAATCTGTTATTCAAACAGTGATGAACAATTGTAAAGATGATTTAAACTTCTTTAATCAGTTTGTACAGAAAGGCTTATTAGAAAAGCTTGAGAGTGTTGTTTCAAAAGGTTTTGTGAGAGTTGAATATACAGATGCAATAGATATTTTAAAACAGTCTGGTCAAAAATTTGAATATCCTGTAGAGTGGGGTGTTGATTTGCAATCTGAACATGAAAGGTTCCTATGTGAAAAACATTTTAATGCTCCTGTTGTGATTATGAACTATCCAAAAGATATTAAAGCGTTCTATATGCGCTTAAATGATGATGGTAAGACTGTTGCAGCTATGGATGTTCTTGTGCCTGGTATTGGTGAGATCATTGGTGGAAGCCAACGTGAAGAGCGTTTAGAAGTTTTAGATAAGCGTATAGAAGAAATGAATATTGATGCTAGTACTCTTGGCTGGTATCGTGACTTACGTCGCTATGGTACTATCCCTCATAGCGGCTTTGGTCTAGGTTTTGAAAGATTATTAGGATATATAACAGGTGTGCCAAATATCCGTGAGCTTATTCCTTTCCCTCGTACACCAGGTAATGCAAAGTTCTAG
- a CDS encoding type II secretion system F family protein, with translation MLFGKKNKETITIISWKYKAKLKNGKTTKGEIDADTKEKAEIQLRQKGYSNIKVKKMPKDLLPKKISYQDITDMTRQLATMTKAGIPIIKSFEVFIMGVKKHTKLKVLALQLKQSIEGGESLSVALSHFPKIFDKLYIGLITAGEESGNLDLMLNKIAEQREALQSIKKKVKKALSYPIIVCIIAAGVTGILLTFAVPAFSAMFINSGKPLPAITQITVNASNFMQESWWKIILFIFIAVTIFKSLKFKYPKIQIAQDHFMLKIPIIGEVIFKSALARFASTLEITVQSGMSLTRALDMVALATGNAKYDQAAVDIKKSISEGASFKEAIVETGKFPFLVEQMVAVGEESGALETMLGNLNRVYQEEVDTLVGSLSSMLEPIIMIVLGGVVGFLVVSMYMPMFQMGDAI, from the coding sequence ATGCTATTTGGTAAAAAAAATAAAGAAACGATTACTATAATATCCTGGAAGTATAAGGCTAAACTTAAAAACGGTAAAACCACAAAGGGAGAAATAGATGCCGATACAAAGGAAAAAGCTGAAATACAGCTAAGACAAAAAGGCTATTCTAATATAAAAGTTAAAAAAATGCCGAAAGATCTTTTACCTAAAAAGATTTCTTATCAAGATATTACAGATATGACTCGACAGCTTGCAACAATGACAAAAGCAGGCATCCCAATAATTAAGTCATTTGAAGTTTTTATAATGGGCGTTAAAAAACACACTAAGCTAAAAGTTTTAGCATTACAGTTAAAACAATCTATAGAAGGTGGTGAATCTCTTTCAGTAGCCCTGTCACACTTCCCAAAAATATTTGATAAATTATATATAGGTTTGATAACTGCTGGTGAAGAGTCAGGAAACCTAGATCTGATGCTTAATAAAATTGCCGAGCAAAGAGAAGCTTTACAAAGCATAAAGAAAAAAGTAAAAAAAGCCCTATCCTACCCTATTATAGTGTGTATAATTGCTGCTGGTGTAACAGGTATATTATTAACTTTTGCTGTACCTGCCTTCTCTGCAATGTTTATTAACTCAGGAAAACCTCTTCCAGCAATTACTCAAATAACAGTAAATGCATCGAATTTTATGCAAGAATCTTGGTGGAAGATTATTTTATTTATCTTTATTGCTGTAACGATATTTAAATCTTTAAAATTTAAATATCCTAAGATCCAGATTGCGCAAGATCACTTTATGCTTAAGATACCAATTATTGGTGAAGTAATCTTTAAATCTGCTTTAGCAAGATTTGCAAGTACATTAGAGATTACAGTACAGTCTGGTATGAGCCTAACAAGAGCTCTTGATATGGTAGCTTTAGCAACAGGTAATGCTAAATATGATCAAGCGGCAGTTGATATTAAAAAGAGTATTAGTGAGGGTGCTTCATTTAAAGAAGCAATCGTAGAGACAGGTAAATTCCCATTCTTAGTAGAGCAAATGGTAGCTGTTGGTGAAGAGTCAGGAGCCCTAGAAACAATGCTTGGAAACTTAAATAGAGTTTATCAAGAAGAGGTTGATACTCTTGTAGGAAGCTTAAGTTCTATGCTAGAGCCTATAATTATGATAGTTCTTGGTGGTGTAGTAGGTTTCTTAGTTGTAAGTATGTATATGCCTATGTTCCAAATGGGTGATGCTATATAA
- the pilB gene encoding type IV-A pilus assembly ATPase PilB — MVGNPHIDKKLASLLLHRKLITRQQLEEISLDVSLAKEGFLNYIIENEFVSSKDFMIQSATLLRLQYIDLTAISIKFIPQKFFDIDFCRKNLCLPLYTKKNTVYVAIANPIESQQILKKLRNKYDCPFVAIVGELNLIKEKVEEYEQFLKDEGQKEDDSKLNAQMEDADLDIDFVEEGEREGDAIIGSGEDEEAPIIRFINNTIVDAIQKGASDIHFEPYEKNFRIRYRIDGLLIETFNTTKNLGPKVVSRLKIMSSLDIAEKRIPQDGKFKISLSREKAIDFRVSTCPISFGEKVVLRIIDASSTQIPIEQLGFSEHQKQTYLKYIQQPQGMVLVTGPTGSGKTVTLYTGINILNKPEKNISTAEDPVELVVKGINQVNVNNKQGLTFAAALKSFLRQDPDIIMVGEIRDIETGSIAIKASQTGHLVMSTLHTNSAPETLNRLVDMGLPRYNIATSVTLIIAQRLTRKLCPKCKLKDTETEFSLLVEDSGLNEDIIKKCFETSYEKVKNATIYKPNPKGCPRCFKGYKGRLGLYEVMPVSREISRMILEDKNTMEIAKQAQKEGVATVRQSALVRVAQGLTSMEEAYRVS; from the coding sequence ATGGTTGGTAATCCTCATATTGATAAAAAGTTAGCATCGTTATTATTACATCGCAAACTTATAACCAGACAGCAGCTTGAAGAAATTAGTTTAGATGTCTCTTTAGCTAAAGAAGGATTTCTAAACTACATTATTGAGAATGAATTTGTTAGTAGCAAAGATTTCATGATTCAGTCTGCGACCTTATTGCGTCTACAGTATATTGATCTAACAGCTATTAGCATAAAATTTATTCCTCAAAAATTCTTTGATATTGATTTTTGTAGAAAAAATCTTTGTTTACCTTTATATACTAAAAAAAATACTGTCTATGTAGCTATTGCTAATCCTATAGAAAGCCAACAAATACTAAAAAAACTTCGTAACAAGTATGATTGCCCTTTCGTAGCTATTGTTGGAGAGCTTAACCTCATAAAAGAAAAAGTTGAAGAATATGAGCAGTTTCTAAAAGATGAAGGTCAAAAAGAAGATGACTCCAAACTTAATGCTCAAATGGAGGATGCTGATCTTGATATTGACTTTGTTGAAGAAGGTGAAAGAGAAGGCGATGCGATAATTGGTAGCGGTGAAGATGAAGAAGCACCTATTATTAGATTTATCAATAATACAATTGTTGATGCTATTCAAAAAGGAGCTTCAGATATTCACTTTGAACCATATGAAAAAAACTTTAGAATACGCTACAGAATAGATGGTCTTCTAATTGAAACATTTAATACAACTAAAAATCTTGGACCTAAAGTAGTTTCTAGACTTAAGATTATGTCTAGTTTAGATATTGCAGAGAAAAGGATTCCTCAAGATGGTAAGTTCAAAATTTCTCTATCACGCGAAAAAGCAATCGACTTCCGTGTTAGTACATGCCCTATTAGTTTTGGTGAAAAAGTTGTACTACGTATTATTGATGCGAGTTCTACTCAAATACCAATTGAACAACTCGGTTTCTCTGAGCATCAAAAACAAACTTACTTAAAATATATCCAACAACCTCAAGGCATGGTACTTGTAACAGGTCCAACAGGTTCCGGTAAAACAGTAACATTATATACAGGTATAAATATCCTAAATAAACCTGAAAAAAACATATCTACCGCAGAAGATCCTGTTGAACTTGTTGTAAAAGGTATTAATCAGGTTAACGTAAATAATAAACAAGGATTAACCTTCGCAGCTGCCTTAAAGTCATTCTTACGTCAAGATCCAGATATAATCATGGTTGGTGAGATTAGGGATATTGAAACTGGCTCAATTGCAATTAAAGCCTCACAAACAGGTCACTTAGTTATGTCAACACTACATACAAACAGTGCTCCAGAAACTCTAAATAGACTTGTTGATATGGGATTACCAAGATATAACATTGCAACATCTGTTACATTAATTATAGCTCAGCGACTTACCCGTAAACTTTGTCCTAAATGTAAGTTAAAAGATACAGAAACAGAGTTTTCACTACTTGTTGAAGATAGTGGTCTAAACGAAGACATTATAAAAAAATGTTTTGAAACATCATATGAAAAGGTAAAAAATGCAACTATATATAAACCTAATCCGAAAGGCTGTCCTAGATGTTTTAAAGGTTATAAAGGAAGACTTGGTTTATACGAGGTAATGCCCGTCTCTAGAGAAATATCAAGAATGATTTTAGAAGATAAAAATACGATGGAGATTGCCAAACAAGCTCAAAAAGAAGGTGTTGCTACAGTTCGACAATCTGCTCTTGTAAGAGTAGCTCAAGGCTTGACATCAATGGAAGAAGCATATCGTGTAAGTTAA
- a CDS encoding glycerophosphodiester phosphodiesterase family protein — MKVDKFISHRGNNIDFIENTIESFKDAKEYGFSWFETDVQLSVDGEPFLFHDKTPERFSSCTENVTEMTISELQELELSHPKNGQKSRVLTLREYLEWASQNDVFTNLEFKVTNPCDEYKAKLVCNTLNLLKEYPQQKDKILISSFSDVVMSNLAEDHLYKKGKLFEVSNWEKDFEYLSTDLYKVFVKNNYIALIVNNECLDQERVAYIKKKFGKIFVYSVRTDEQVKNLLSWGVDAMFIDKKQQLNLI; from the coding sequence ATGAAAGTTGATAAATTTATTTCTCATCGTGGGAATAATATAGATTTTATTGAAAATACAATAGAATCTTTTAAAGATGCTAAAGAATATGGCTTTAGTTGGTTTGAAACAGATGTTCAATTAAGCGTTGATGGTGAACCATTTCTATTTCATGATAAAACACCTGAGAGGTTCTCAAGTTGTACAGAAAATGTTACGGAAATGACAATCTCAGAGTTACAGGAATTAGAGCTTAGCCACCCTAAAAATGGGCAAAAATCTAGAGTACTTACTCTTAGAGAGTATCTTGAGTGGGCTAGTCAGAACGATGTTTTTACTAATTTGGAGTTTAAGGTTACAAACCCATGTGATGAATACAAAGCTAAACTAGTTTGTAATACTCTAAATCTTTTGAAAGAGTATCCACAACAAAAAGATAAAATACTAATTTCAAGTTTTTCAGATGTTGTTATGAGTAATTTAGCTGAAGATCATCTTTATAAAAAAGGTAAACTTTTTGAAGTCTCTAACTGGGAAAAGGATTTTGAGTATTTAAGTACTGATCTTTATAAAGTATTCGTGAAAAATAACTATATTGCATTAATAGTAAACAATGAGTGTTTAGATCAAGAAAGAGTAGCTTACATTAAGAAAAAATTTGGTAAGATCTTCGTATATTCAGTACGTACTGATGAGCAAGTTAAAAATCTTTTATCTTGGGGAGTAGATGCAATGTTTATAGATAAGAAGCAGCAATTGAACTTAATCTAG